A single genomic interval of Armigeres subalbatus isolate Guangzhou_Male chromosome 1, GZ_Asu_2, whole genome shotgun sequence harbors:
- the LOC134213888 gene encoding uncharacterized protein LOC134213888, giving the protein MTTSFKLNFKISYPKSKMDSSILSSMTGEPFLERDILVANNQQNEQRLSIDNALVNARNLLKSQIGDNGDNLFTLMMRLISRILAERPDNAVDLFEEYCRLVKQGHFVQPDLKLQDVKGIEHERKVQFARIVQRKIQSVGHLHSAPIWSQIGFTLPPSMDYFVDRQMELIKQADGVKTVLFWGVIHTLSGSYYVIEAERDNFEAVQLELQLSREKTEIARDVIEGLLRATVSDDTIISDWCGADSMVMDMIDQILEFAIPPDTDEQLAAAVSGPLLEQIIDDAIDEAQEPEVELSVMGSLDVVSCSATLATSDLSLNELKFASAKALLEVKMNVFRYHVCRDPIGGDWTELPNGVTLEKVIDSRRVKRYFKGMLDATLVGGVMERDHLRATLARISMDRFDCLRSSDAADRRQRLISDRDVAVYYKATGFANGWREINGEQIPKSAGWRKSDTWPGSYAYGKEHFIYSGWGVEGGW; this is encoded by the exons ATGACAACTTCATTTAAACTTAACTTCAAAATATCttatccaaaatccaaaatggaCAGCAGCATCTTATCATCGATGACTGGAGAGCCTTTTTTAGAGCGTGATATTCTTGTAGCAAACAATCAACAGAACGAGCAGCGGCTCAGCATAGACAATGCACTTGTGAATGCCCGAAATCTCCTGAAGTCCCAAATCGGCGACAATGGCGACAATCT ATTCACCCTAATGATGCGCCTTATTTCACGCATCCTTGCTGAGAGACCGGACAACGCAGTGGACCTTTTCGAAGAGTACTGCCGATTGGTCAAACAGGGCCATTTCGTGCAGCCCGACCTCAAACTTCAAGACGTAAAGGGCATCGAACATGAGCGGAAGGTGCAGTTTGCTAGAATTGTGCAGCGTAAGATTCAATCCGTGGGACATCTTCACTCGGCTCCCATTTGGTCGCAGATCGGGTTTACTCTGCCGCCATCGATGGATTATTTCGTCGACCGACAGATGGAACTGATTAAGCAAGCCGACGGTGTCAAAACCGTTCTGTTCTGGGGAGTTATCCACACTTTGAGTGGAAGCTACTACGTCATCGAAGCCGAGCGCGACAACTTCGAAGCCGTACAACTGGAACTTCAGCTCAGCAGGGAGAAGACAGAAATTGCGCGGGACGTCATCGAGGGTCTTCTCCGGGCCACCGTATCCGATGACACAATCATATCGGACTGGTGCGGAGCCGACTCGATGGTAATGGACATGATTGATCAGATTCTGGAGTTTGCCATTCCACCGGACACGGATGAGCAGCTAGCGGCAGCAGTGTCGGGTCCCTTGTTGGAGCAAATTATTGACGATGCTATTGATGAGGCACAGGAGCCGGAGGTAGAGCTCAGCGTGATGGGCAGTTTGGATGTGGTATCGTGCAGTGCCACCTTAGCCACATCGGATTTGAGCTTGAATGAGCTCAAGTTTGCTTCCGCGAAGGCGCTGCTTGAAGTGAAGATGAACGTGTTTCGTTACCACGTGTGCCGTGATCCGATTGGAGGGGACTGGACTGAGCTGCCGAACGGGGTGACGTTGGAAAAAGTCATTGACTCCCGTCGCGTCAAACGGTACTTCAAAGGGATGCTGGATGCAACTTTGGTGGGTGGTGTTATGGAGCGTGACCACCTTCGAGCAACCCTGGCTCGGATTTCTATGGATCGATTTGATTGCCTTCGTTCGTCGGATGCTGCCGACCGGAGGCAGCGGCTGATTTCCGACCGGGACGTGGCCGTTTATTATAAGGCAACCGGCTTTGCGAACGGATGGCGTGAAATAAATGGCGAACAAATTCCGAAAAGCGCCGGTTGGCGCA
- the LOC134207306 gene encoding uncharacterized protein LOC134207306: MQSVSESVKDKTVLNLTETPCEICDPSTHDEEMVGCDGCSGWFHSRCVGIVEGNLPKKWFCPSDACQEMAKESQKKKTAKKHQTRSQREADESDKSSKNAYLAVSSVEAKVRALEERQKRQMEELEVEMQLRKKEKEMQRALERKKIEMELQMRAEEEEQRAWQAEMLQKKKEQMDRMKASQKTFERKMADMDKEMADLSTSKVPKPSSKYVGDDLRAGSSSKIKQNVLKLTQENVKMLAEDDEDTEEEDDDADGEEEVESSSRSSESSLEKGAKWRDSRKIRKRVVKESQVWLGQQQTGPTKAQLAARKRLTYKLPKFSGKPAQWPLFYAANKASNDACGYMNHENLMRLQEALEGDALELVWGQLLLPESIPRVLEKLRRHYGRPEQLLESLLDKVKRLDPLSRTTSGALSLLGILWNSYAAILRQPICGSTS, from the coding sequence ATGCAATCCGTTTCCGAATCCGTGAAGGACAAAACGGTCCTAAATCTCACGGAAACGCCATGCGAAATATGTGACCCGTCAACGCATGATGAGGAAATGGTAGGGTGTGACGGTTGTTCGGGATGGTTTCATTCTCGTTGCGTGGGTATTGTCGAGGGAAATTTGCCGAAAAAGTGGTTCTGCCCCAGCGACGCCTGTCAGGAGATGGCCAAGGAGTCCCAGAAGAAGAAGACCGCCAAGAAGCATCAGACCCGTAGCCAGAGAGAAGCCGATGAATCCGACAAATCCAGCAAGAATGCCTATTTAGCCGTCTCTAGTGTGGAAGCAAAGGTGCGTGCGCTGGAAGAGCGACAGAAGCGGCAGATGGAGGAGTTGGAGGTGGAGATGCAGCTgcggaagaaggagaaggagatGCAGCGTGCTCTAGAGCGAAAGAAGATAGAAATGGAGTTGCAAATGCGTGCCGAAGAAGAAGAGCAGAGGGCCTGGCAAGCCGAGATGCTTCAGAAGAAGAAGGAGCAAATGGATCGAATGAAAGCGAGTCAGAAGACATTCGAGAGGAAAATGGCGGACATGGACAAGGAGATGGCGGATCTTTCAACTTCCAAGGTGCCCAAGCCGTCGTCGAAATATGTTGGTGACGATCTACGAGCGGGAAGTTCCAGCAAAATTAAACAAAACGTGTTGAAGCTGACCCAGGAGAACGTCAAGATGCTGGCAGAAGACGACGAAGACACCGAAGAGGAGGACGATGATGCCGATGGGGAAGAAGAAGTGGAATCATCGAGCCGGAGCTCCGAGTCATCTTTGGAGAAGGGAGCCAAATGGCGTGATTCGCGGAAGATTAGGAAGCGGGTGGTGAAGGAAAGCCAAGTTTGGCTAGGACAACAGCAGACCGGACCGACAAAGGCGCAGCTGGCCGCGAGAAAGAGGCTGACATACAAGCTCCCAAAGTTCTCGGGGAAACCAGCGCAGTGGCCATTGTTCTACGCGGCCAACAAAGCGTCCAACGATGCCTGTGGCTATATGAACCACGAAAACCTGATGAGGTTGCAGGAAGCGCTCGAAGGTGACGCACTCGAGTTAGTGTGGGGCCAGCTACTACTACCGGAGTCGATCCCGAGGGTCCTAGAGAAGTTGCGTCGACATTATGGACGCCCGGAGCAACTGCTCGAGAGTTTGCTGGATAAGGTCAAAAGGTTGGACCCCCTAAGCCGGACAACCTCCGGAGCTTTGTCCCTTTTGGGAATACTGTGGAACAGCTATGCGGCCATCTTGAGGCAGCCGATCTGCGGCAGCACCTCGTGA
- the LOC134207307 gene encoding uncharacterized protein LOC134207307 codes for MDIVADACEANVDVEFKPSHPLKGVPHARKRRSKERGGLYLHSEASSSNVTANERLLRPCNYCRGTSHRLRHCAEFKKLRYTERLKLVNREKLCHVCLNEHGGQCKFKIRCNIGECREFHNPLMHPVGNVVGMSAHIRTNWTVMFRIIPVQLYCGGKSANVLAFLDEGDLVEKKLADRLGAVGVQERLTIRWTGNVSRVENTRRMNLRASGTSNSAGGKMLLHTVHTVGKLMLPHQKLDSEELVAQYKHMRGLPIESYDGQPQLLIGANNIHSFAPLEAKVGTSMEPIAVRTKLGWTVYGPRQSTTVAVGNYLGYHQHITNDDLHELLKSHYALEESVVAIPQETAEERRAREILERTTRRVGDRFETGLLWKNEDPRFPDSFPMALRRMKQLENKLGKNPVLHENVCRQIEEYQQKGYAHGTPSDQTWYLPLNVVQNPKKPGKIRLVWDAAATVRGVSLNSKLLSGPDMLVPLVEVLSGFREWRIAFGGDLKEMFHQLQIRPEDKQKQRDIRVDKFPMLGAVREKSEEFAAQYPEASAAIIHRHYVDDYFDSVDNVEAAIKLAKDVRLVHLKARFEIRNWVSNSPTFLRNLGEEKPTVPVHFCRDKQTLKERVLGVIWDPKADEFSFSTMHQEELQPYLLEGKRPTKRLVASCHLWHSNCGWDDEIDEKSWMLWQRWINLLPEVETIRIPRCHLGGAKSAEVDSLEVHIFTDASEHAYGCVAYLRAVIEGEVRCSLMMSRAKVAPIKRQSIPRLELMGAVLGARLSQTILSTHSYHRYQQFVAFRVGEIQELTKVADCWAKLLRVAATVVRFIANCRRKIRGEPVVTAQATAKQQQLMKTMAANYESVKAPLRREELQQAETILWRQAQWDSFPDEMSTLTNNLKQRPGARMETIKKSSQIQKSSPTLDDEGVLRMDGRLENCAESSFDKRHPIILPRSHAITQKLIQHYHEQFGHGNSKTVFNEMRQRFQIPKMRPAIQQVVSKCIWCKVNKCRPRTPRMAPLPVEQVTSHLRPFSSVGLDYLGPVEVTVGRRREKRWVAVFTCLAVRAVHLEVVHSLTTESCRMAITRFRSKFGKPSQIFSDNATCFRGANNEMVN; via the exons ATGGATATCGTAGCGGATGCCTGCGAAGCCAACGTAGACGTGGAGTTCAAGCCATCGCATCCTCTAAAAGGAGTTCCCCATGCCAGGAAAAGAAGGTCTAAGGAAAGGGGAGGTCTGTATCTCCACAGCGAAGCCAGCAGTTCCAATGTCACCGCAAACGAGAGACTCCTGAGACCGTGCAACTACTGTCGCGGAACGAGCCATCGGCTGCGACACTGCGCGGAGTTCAAGAAGTTGCGGTACACCGAGCGCCTGAAGCTGGTAAACCGCGAAAAGCTGTGTCACGTGTGTCTCAACGAACACGGAGGCCAGTGCAAGTTCAAGATCCGCTGCAACATCGGCGAATGCAGGGAGTTCCACAATCCGCTGATGCACCCAGTCGGAAACGTGGTCGGGATGAGTGCGCATATCCGGACAAACTGGACGGTCATGTTCCGCATTATTCCGGTACAACTTTACTGCGGTGGGAAGTCTGCTAATGTGTTGGCGTTCCTGGACGAAGGTGATCTGGTGGAGAAAAAGCTCGCCGATCGCCTGGGCGCAGTCGGAGTACAAGAGCGTTTGACCATTAGGTGGACCGGTAACGTCTCGAGAGTGGAGAACACGCGGAGGATGAATCTGAGGGCGTCGGGCACGAGTAACAGCGCCGGCGGTAAGATGTTGCTGCATACCGTCCACACAGTTGGAAAGTTGATGCTGCCACATCAGAAATTGGACAGCGAAGAACTTGTTGCACAGTACAAGCATATGCGAGGGTTGCCGATCGAGTCGTACGACGGACAGCCACAGTTGCTCATTGGAGCGAACAATATCCACTCGTTTGCTCCCTTGGAGGCGAAGGTGGGCACCTCAATGGAACCGATCGCGGTTCGAACCAAACTCGGTTGGACAGTGTATGGGCCAAGGCAATCCACCACGGTTGCTGTAGGCAACTATCTTGGTTACCATCAGCATATCACCAACGACGACCTACACGAGTTGCTCAAAAGTCACTACGCGTTGGAAGAATCGGTGGTGGCGATACCGCAAGAAACAGCCGAAGAGAGACGTGCTCGAGAAATATTGGAGCGTACAACGAGACGAGTCGGAGATCGCTTCGAAACTGGGTTGTTGTGGAAGAATGAGGATCCACGGTTCCCGGACAGCTTCCCAATGGCCCTGCGAAGAATGAAGCAGCTGGAGAACAAACTCGGCAAAAATCCAGTGCTGCATGAGAACGTTTGCCGACAAATAGAGGAGTACCAGCAGAAAGGGTACGCACATGGTACCCCTTCCGATCAGACCTGGTATCTGCCTCTCAACGTCGTTCAGAACCCGAAGAAGCCAGGAAAGATCCGTCTCGTTTGGGACGCGGCAGCGACGGTGAGAGGTGTTAGTCTTAACTCTAAGTTGCTGTCAGGACCGGATATGCTCGTTCCACTGGTCGAAGTCCTCTCCGGTTTCCGCGAATGGCGAATTGCTTTCGGTGGCGACTTGAAGGAGATGTTCCACCAACTACAGATACGCCCCGAGGATAAGCAGAAGCAGCG CGACATTCGGGTCGACAAGTTCCCCATGCTCGGCGCAGTTCGTGAAAAATCGGAGGAGTTTGCTGCACAATACCCGGAGGCATCGGCGGCGATTATCCACCGTCATTACGTCGACGACTATTTCGACAGCGTCGACAATGTGGAAGCGGCCATTAAGCTGGCGAAGGACGTTAGATTGGTCCACCTGAAAGCACGATTCGAGATCCGGAACTGGGTGTCGAATTCGCCAACGTTTTTACGGAATCTGGGGGAGGAAAAGCCGACAGTGCCGGTACACTTCTGCCGTGACAAGCAAACGCTGAAGGAAAGGGTTTTGGGAGTAATCTGGGACCCTAAAGCTGATGAGTTTTCATTCTCGACAATGCATCAGGAAGAGTTGCAGCCGTACCTGCTGGAGGGAAAGCGACCGACAAAACGGCTTGTCGCAAGCTGT CATCTCTGGCATTCCAATTGTGGATGGGATGACGAAATCGACGAAAAATCCTGGATGTTGTGGCAGCGATGGATAAATTTGTTGCCCGAGGTCGAAACTATCCGGATTCCCCGCTGTCATCTCGGAGGCGCCAAGTCCGCCGAAGTCGACTCACTGGAAGTTCACATCTTCACCGATGCCAGCGAACACGCATACGGCTGCGTAGCCTATTTGCGAGCAGTAATTGAAGGTGAGGTCCGCTGCAGCCTGATGATGTCCCGGGCCAAAGTGGCCCCGATAAAGCGGCAGTCGATTCCCCGTTTGGAGCTGATGGGTGCCGTTCTGGGGGCGCGTTTGAGCCAAACAATTCTGAGCACGCACTCGTACCATCGCTACCAGCAATTCGTTGCATTTCGAGTCGGCGAGATTCAGGAGCTGACGAAGGTTGCGGACTG CTGGGCGAAGCTACTGCGAGTGGCAGCGACCGTGGTACGCTTCATCGCCAACTGTCGGCGAAAGATACGAGGGGAGCCGGTAGTTACTGCACAGGCTACAGCAAAGCAGCAGCAGCTGATGAAAACGATGGCGGCAAACTACGAATCCGTCAAAGCGCCTCTTCGGCGCGAAGAGCTCCAGCAGGCGGAGACAATCTTGTGGCGGCAGGCTCAGTGGGATAGCTTTCCGGACGAGATGAGCACGCTGACCAACAATTTGAAACAACGGCCGGGAGCGCGGATGGAAACCATCAAGAAAAGTAGCCAAATCCAGAAAAGCTCACCGACATTAGACGACGAAGGAGTATTGCGCATGGATGGGAGGCTGGAAAATTGTGCGGAAAGTTCCTTCGACAAACGACACCCGATAATCCTGCCGCGTTCTCACGCGATAACGCAGAAGTTGATACAGCACTACCACGAGCAGTTCGGACACGGTAATTCGAAGACTGTATTCAACGAGATGAGGCAGCGATTTCAGATCCCGAAAATGCGTCCGGCGATACAGCAAGTGGTGAGCAAGTGCATCTGGTGCAAGGTCAACAAGTGTCGTCCACGAACACCGAGAATGGCGCCACTACCAGTTGAACAGGTCACTTCTCACCTTCGGCCTTTCAGCTCCGTAGGGTTAGATTACCTGGGTCCGGTGGAAGTCACGGTTGGTCGGCGAAGGGAAAAACGTTGGGTGGCTGTTTTCACCTGTTTGGCTGTACGTGCGGTGCACTTGGAGGTTGTGCACAGTCTCACAACCGAGTCGTGTCGGATGGCCATCACTCGTTTCCGGAGCAAGTTTGGCAAGCCAAGCCAGATCTTTTCTGACAACGCCACTTGCTTTCGCGGAGCGAATAACGAGATGGTAAATTGA